In one window of Tellurirhabdus rosea DNA:
- a CDS encoding quinone-dependent dihydroorotate dehydrogenase: MYKRVLLPLLFRFDPEKIHHFTTSALRFLLSIPGVPALTRWLFTYENPALERTVFGLRFKNPVGLAAGFDKNADLVDELACLGFGFIEIGTVTPQPQPGNDRPRLFRLKADRGLINRMGFNNEGAAAAAERLRKRTSGQQVLIGGNIGKNKWTPNEAALDDYRSSFQTLFPVVDYFVVNVSSPNTPGLRELQEKEPLMALLRELQTENRQKPAPKPILLKIAPDLTNSQLDDIIDIVRTTGIAGVIATNTTIGRTNSEGRPLQTSPAVIESIGAGGLSGPPLRNRATEVIRYLHERLGPQFPIIGVGGINTAEDAREKLAAGASLVQVYTGFIYEGPAIARRICQGLV, from the coding sequence ATGTACAAGCGCGTGCTCCTTCCTCTGCTGTTCCGCTTCGATCCGGAAAAGATTCACCACTTCACCACTTCGGCTTTACGGTTTCTGCTGTCCATTCCGGGCGTTCCGGCCCTGACGCGCTGGCTGTTTACCTACGAAAATCCGGCGCTTGAGCGCACCGTTTTCGGCCTTCGTTTCAAAAATCCGGTCGGACTGGCTGCTGGTTTTGACAAAAACGCCGACCTGGTCGACGAACTGGCCTGCCTCGGGTTCGGCTTCATCGAAATCGGCACCGTCACGCCCCAGCCGCAGCCCGGTAACGACCGGCCCCGCTTGTTCCGCCTCAAGGCGGACCGGGGCCTCATCAACCGCATGGGCTTTAACAACGAAGGAGCCGCCGCCGCCGCCGAACGCCTGCGCAAACGGACATCCGGCCAGCAGGTCCTGATCGGCGGCAACATCGGCAAAAACAAATGGACGCCCAACGAAGCGGCCCTGGACGATTACCGGTCGAGCTTTCAGACGCTCTTTCCGGTGGTTGATTACTTTGTGGTCAACGTCAGTTCGCCCAACACGCCGGGTCTGCGCGAATTGCAGGAAAAAGAGCCGCTGATGGCCCTGCTACGCGAATTGCAGACCGAAAACCGGCAGAAACCGGCTCCCAAGCCGATTCTGCTGAAAATCGCCCCCGACCTAACCAACAGCCAGCTCGACGACATCATCGATATCGTCCGCACGACGGGCATCGCCGGGGTCATCGCCACAAACACCACCATCGGACGTACGAATTCGGAGGGGCGACCGTTACAGACAAGTCCGGCCGTGATCGAAAGCATCGGAGCGGGTGGCCTAAGCGGTCCGCCGCTGCGAAATCGGGCAACCGAGGTGATTCGCTACCTGCACGAACGGCTGGGACCCCAGTTCCCGATCATCGGCGTGGGCGGCATCAACACGGCCGAAGACGCCCGGGAGAAACTCGCCGCCGGAGCCAGCCTCGTGCAGGTGTACACCGGCTTCATTTATGAGGGTCCGGCCATCGCCAGACGGATCTGTCAGGGGCTGGTCTGA
- a CDS encoding RNA polymerase sigma factor has translation MLQVKAGDLNRMGLLFERYHRELFGFLYHMCGRSDASEDMVQTVFYRMLKYRHTFTGEGSFRTWMYHLARNVLVDSAQKNRRSAQHYDVVEYAERLADSAAADDALQKEQELAALHDALARLSPENREVLVLSRFQELKYEEIARILHTTEAAVKVRVYRAMKELKKNYFELEPES, from the coding sequence ATGCTGCAGGTAAAAGCTGGCGATCTCAACCGGATGGGGCTGCTCTTTGAGCGGTACCACCGGGAGCTGTTCGGCTTCCTGTACCACATGTGCGGCCGGTCCGACGCCAGCGAAGACATGGTTCAGACGGTGTTTTACCGGATGCTGAAATACCGGCATACATTCACGGGCGAAGGCTCTTTCCGGACCTGGATGTACCACCTGGCCCGCAACGTGCTGGTCGATTCGGCGCAGAAAAACCGGCGGTCCGCCCAGCATTACGACGTGGTGGAGTACGCCGAACGGCTGGCCGACAGCGCGGCGGCCGACGATGCCCTCCAGAAGGAACAGGAATTGGCCGCCCTCCACGATGCGCTGGCCCGGCTGAGTCCCGAAAACCGCGAGGTGCTGGTGCTGAGCCGGTTTCAGGAACTGAAATACGAGGAGATCGCCCGGATTCTGCACACGACCGAAGCCGCCGTGAAAGTGCGGGTTTACCGGGCCATGAAGGAGTTAAAAAAAAATTACTTTGAACTCGAACCCGAATCCTAA
- a CDS encoding ABC transporter permease, giving the protein MLRNYLKIAWRNILKSKTFSFINVLGLALGMACSLLIWLWVKDEKSINRFHANGPRLYQVLENQRWTGNEVSTTPATPGPLAPALVAEVPEVEKAVKITWDEEHLLAVGEKAYKEKGRFASPDLFQIFSFPLRHGNPQTAISGPTSIVISEKVAQKLFGRTDVVGRIIRLDNQEDRQISGVMVDIPETSSLKFDFVTPLAPYEKKNEWLTKWDNNGIRTFVLLRAKADVDRVNRKIANFIHQHEKNVTTITTFLFPYEDAYLYSKFTNGLPDGGRIEYVRLFTVVAIFILLIACINFMNLATARSAKRAKEVGIRKVVGAERTFLIGQFVGEAVLTAGIALLFAALLVQLLLPLFNQLTEKHIRIEYGNPFYWLTLLGLALVTGIVSGSYPALFLSSLQPIRILKGTLRFNAGAVLFRKGLVVFQFALSLLLIIGTIIAGQQIDYIRTKNLGLDRENVVYMPLEGDLGKRYEVFRDELLQSPGIQSVSASGSDPLAIGNSTIGVEWKGKDPADKTLFTQMPVSYDFIHTMKIKILDGRDFSKENVTDSTNYVINEEAARRMGMKQPVGQDLKFWGKSGKIIGLMKDFHLNSLKVAIEPLILRLDTTYNNMVLVRTRPGQTEKALASLERLAKKHNPAYPFDYEFADVTFEKQYQSEMLIGKLANTFAMLAIFIACLGLFGLAMFMAEQRTKEIGVRKVLGASVTSIVALLSGDFLRLVLIAIVIATPLAWWAMNRWLQDFVYRIDIPWWVFPVAGLLAVSIALLTVSFQSVKAALMNPVKSLRTE; this is encoded by the coding sequence ATGCTACGTAATTATCTCAAAATCGCCTGGCGGAACATTCTCAAAAGCAAGACGTTTTCGTTCATCAACGTGCTGGGGCTGGCCCTGGGCATGGCGTGCAGCCTGCTCATCTGGCTCTGGGTAAAAGACGAAAAAAGCATCAACCGCTTCCACGCCAACGGCCCGCGCCTTTATCAGGTGCTGGAAAACCAGCGGTGGACCGGCAATGAGGTCAGCACGACGCCCGCCACGCCCGGCCCGCTGGCCCCGGCGCTGGTAGCCGAGGTGCCCGAGGTCGAAAAGGCCGTCAAGATTACCTGGGACGAAGAACACCTGCTGGCCGTCGGCGAGAAAGCCTACAAGGAAAAAGGCCGCTTTGCCAGCCCCGACCTGTTTCAGATTTTTTCGTTTCCGCTCCGGCACGGCAACCCTCAAACAGCCATCTCCGGCCCTACTTCCATCGTCATTTCGGAAAAAGTAGCGCAGAAACTGTTCGGCAGAACGGATGTGGTCGGGCGGATAATCCGGCTCGACAACCAGGAAGACCGGCAGATTTCGGGCGTCATGGTCGATATTCCGGAAACCTCTTCGCTGAAGTTCGACTTTGTCACGCCGCTCGCGCCTTACGAGAAGAAAAACGAATGGCTGACCAAATGGGACAACAACGGCATCCGGACCTTTGTCCTGCTTCGGGCTAAGGCGGACGTGGACCGGGTCAACCGGAAGATCGCCAATTTTATCCACCAGCACGAAAAGAATGTGACGACGATCACGACCTTTCTTTTTCCCTACGAAGACGCCTATCTCTATTCCAAGTTCACCAACGGCCTGCCCGACGGCGGGCGTATCGAGTACGTGCGGCTGTTTACGGTGGTCGCCATTTTTATCCTGCTGATTGCCTGCATTAACTTCATGAATCTGGCGACGGCCCGCTCGGCCAAACGGGCGAAGGAGGTCGGCATCCGGAAGGTCGTCGGGGCGGAACGGACGTTTCTGATCGGCCAGTTTGTGGGCGAAGCGGTGCTGACGGCCGGGATTGCGCTGCTGTTTGCCGCCCTGCTGGTGCAGTTGCTGCTGCCGCTCTTTAACCAGTTGACCGAAAAACACATCCGCATCGAATACGGCAATCCGTTTTACTGGCTGACGCTGCTGGGGCTGGCGCTGGTGACGGGCATCGTCTCGGGCAGTTACCCGGCGCTGTTCCTTTCGTCGCTCCAGCCCATCCGGATTCTGAAAGGTACGCTGCGCTTCAATGCCGGGGCCGTGCTGTTCCGGAAAGGGCTCGTCGTGTTTCAGTTTGCGCTTTCCCTCCTGCTCATCATCGGGACCATCATTGCGGGGCAGCAGATTGACTACATCCGGACCAAAAATCTGGGCCTTGACCGCGAAAATGTGGTTTACATGCCGCTGGAAGGCGATCTGGGCAAACGGTACGAAGTCTTCCGGGACGAACTGCTGCAATCGCCCGGCATCCAGTCCGTTTCGGCCTCCGGCTCCGACCCGCTGGCCATCGGCAACTCGACCATCGGCGTGGAATGGAAAGGCAAAGACCCGGCCGACAAGACGCTGTTTACCCAGATGCCGGTCAGTTATGATTTCATTCATACGATGAAAATCAAAATCCTCGACGGCCGCGATTTTTCGAAGGAGAACGTGACGGACAGCACTAATTACGTGATTAACGAGGAAGCGGCCCGCCGCATGGGCATGAAACAGCCGGTCGGTCAGGACCTGAAGTTCTGGGGAAAATCGGGTAAGATCATCGGCCTGATGAAAGATTTTCACCTTAATTCGCTCAAGGTAGCCATCGAACCGCTGATTCTGCGGCTGGACACGACCTACAACAACATGGTGCTGGTGCGCACCCGTCCCGGCCAGACCGAAAAAGCGCTGGCGAGTCTGGAGCGGCTCGCCAAAAAGCACAACCCGGCCTATCCGTTCGACTACGAATTTGCCGACGTGACCTTCGAAAAACAGTACCAGAGCGAAATGCTGATCGGGAAGCTGGCCAACACCTTCGCCATGCTGGCCATTTTCATCGCCTGCCTCGGTCTTTTCGGACTGGCTATGTTCATGGCCGAACAGCGCACCAAAGAAATTGGGGTTCGCAAAGTGCTTGGGGCGTCGGTGACCAGCATCGTCGCCCTGCTGAGCGGGGATTTTCTGCGGCTGGTCCTCATTGCCATCGTGATCGCCACGCCCCTGGCCTGGTGGGCCATGAACCGCTGGCTGCAGGATTTTGTCTACCGCATCGACATTCCCTGGTGGGTTTTCCCGGTGGCGGGCCTGCTGGCCGTCAGCATCGCCCTGCTGACGGTGAGCTTCCAGAGTGTGAAAGCGGCCCTGATGAACCCGGTCAAAAGTCTGCGGACGGAGTAG
- a CDS encoding zf-HC2 domain-containing protein, with protein MNSNPNPKALNCEAVRENLPDWLSDELPAAERTAFDAHLAGCADCRQELAATRQLWQQMSAVRTPEPSPAMRTQFYALLETFEEAEKKAPKRFQTSIPDRLRHLWTPAFSARLAYSLLLLTMGAAAGHWLNRPQAPERAYQQQIDSLSGQVQEMRQMMMLTLLENPSATERLRAVSYTKEINDADGRVIDALLTTLNNDPNVNVRLVTLEALADMAHDPRVREGLVHALTQQDSPLVQVALADVMVKLQEKRSLKPLRQLLRREGINDLVKSKIEQTIRDLS; from the coding sequence TTGAACTCGAACCCGAATCCTAAAGCCCTGAACTGCGAGGCCGTCCGGGAAAATCTGCCGGACTGGCTCAGCGACGAACTGCCCGCGGCGGAACGGACGGCCTTCGACGCGCACCTGGCCGGGTGCGCCGACTGTCGGCAGGAACTGGCCGCTACCCGCCAGCTCTGGCAGCAGATGAGCGCCGTCCGGACGCCGGAACCCAGCCCGGCGATGCGTACGCAGTTTTACGCCCTGCTGGAGACGTTCGAAGAGGCGGAGAAAAAGGCACCCAAACGGTTCCAGACCTCGATTCCCGACCGGCTGCGGCACCTCTGGACACCCGCCTTCAGCGCCCGGCTGGCCTACAGCCTCCTGCTTCTGACGATGGGAGCGGCGGCGGGACACTGGCTCAACCGTCCGCAGGCCCCCGAACGGGCCTACCAGCAGCAGATCGATTCACTCTCGGGCCAGGTGCAGGAAATGCGCCAGATGATGATGCTCACGCTGCTCGAAAACCCGTCGGCCACCGAACGGCTGCGGGCGGTGAGCTACACGAAGGAAATCAACGATGCGGACGGCCGGGTCATCGACGCCCTGCTGACGACCCTCAACAACGACCCGAACGTCAACGTCCGGCTGGTGACGCTGGAGGCGCTGGCCGACATGGCCCACGACCCGCGCGTCCGGGAAGGGCTCGTGCACGCCCTGACGCAGCAGGATTCGCCGCTGGTGCAGGTGGCCCTGGCCGACGTCATGGTGAAATTGCAGGAAAAACGCTCCCTCAAGCCGCTGCGGCAGCTGCTTCGCCGCGAGGGCATCAACGACCTCGTCAAAAGTAAAATCGAACAAACCATCCGGGACCTGTCCTGA
- a CDS encoding DUF4097 family beta strand repeat-containing protein: MKSIVTAIALMLLTSLTPLVAQNESKEQLVVSLTDPGKPGSLEVGLVNGFIHVVGSNSREVVIEASSTPRNSNRNDDRATASGGMRRIPSGNSLEISAEERDNNIRIQTSSHARPVNLTIRVPQRFSLKISTVNNGDISVENVSGTLEVKNVNGPIELNNIGGSAVANTVNGHLTATFREVDSKAPMAFSTLNGRIDVSLPASVKANLKMKSDQGEIFSDFDVDIDKSQPKATRSSQSGMYRVSVDDWVNGRINGGGPEMMVKSMMGNIYIRKAK, encoded by the coding sequence ATGAAATCGATCGTAACAGCTATCGCCTTGATGCTGCTGACGAGCCTGACGCCGCTCGTCGCCCAGAATGAGTCCAAAGAACAACTGGTGGTTTCGCTAACCGACCCCGGCAAACCGGGTTCGCTGGAAGTGGGACTCGTCAACGGGTTTATCCACGTGGTCGGTTCCAACAGCCGGGAGGTCGTCATCGAAGCCTCTTCGACGCCCCGCAACAGCAACCGCAACGACGACCGGGCGACGGCCAGCGGCGGCATGCGGCGCATTCCCAGCGGCAATTCGCTGGAGATTTCGGCCGAGGAGCGCGACAACAACATCCGGATTCAGACATCCTCGCACGCCCGGCCGGTCAACCTGACGATCCGGGTGCCGCAGCGTTTTTCGTTGAAAATCAGCACCGTTAACAACGGCGATATTTCGGTCGAAAACGTCAGCGGCACGCTGGAAGTCAAGAACGTCAACGGGCCCATTGAGCTCAACAACATTGGCGGCTCGGCCGTAGCCAACACCGTCAACGGCCACCTGACGGCGACCTTCCGGGAGGTCGATTCCAAAGCGCCCATGGCCTTTTCGACCCTGAACGGCCGCATCGACGTGAGCCTGCCGGCCAGCGTTAAGGCGAATCTGAAAATGAAATCGGATCAGGGCGAAATCTTCAGCGATTTTGACGTGGACATTGACAAATCGCAGCCCAAAGCCACCCGTTCCAGTCAGTCGGGCATGTACCGGGTGAGCGTCGACGACTGGGTGAACGGCCGGATCAACGGCGGCGGCCCGGAAATGATGGTGAAAAGCATGATGGGCAACATCTACATCCGGAAGGCCAAGTAA
- a CDS encoding FtsK/SpoIIIE family DNA translocase, with amino-acid sequence MAQPVTRQNTIRKESAKAAAKPAEPKVNRSSWRSDRKTGLALGGLLLLLSVFLLLAFISYLIYGFSDQSVLDAVGRTPLAETGTETRNWMGVMGAFVAHTFIFRWFGVAALGIPAILFLASWRLLFSRDLVPLGRFTKEILFFMAWLSLLSGYFVLLTDSVETGGVWCGGVGYEINVVLHALLGWGGIAVIVFILFLFLIFFYGMTSVPQIKLPERKAPVEAATDDAEEEEEAEEDYIDIPRRKPTPKPESAAAETPVAPVAGTPVAGTPVAGTPVAGTPVDEEVAEELEEAEELPPPVAQPLTLAATPSASATAVNGSASRLTLTIEDTSVKPAEPVAEAYAGPTDEVAGDVNEDLLKAHGLYDPTLDLPSYSFPTVTLLTEYPENQQTKVTADELEANKDRIVETLQNYGITIERIMATIGPTVTLYEIVPAAGVRISKIKSLEDDIALSLAALGIRIIAPMPGKGTIGIEVPNKSREMVSMRSMITSEKFSKSNFELPVVMGKTISNEILVADLAKMPHLLMAGATGQGKSVGLNVLLTSLIYKKHPSQLKLVLVDPKKVELTLFNKLERHFLAMLPGSDEAIITDTKKVVNTLNSLCIEMDNRYNLLKDAGCRNLKEYNAKFVQRRLSPEKGHRYLPYIVLIIDELADLMMTAGKEVEQPIARLAQLARAIGIHLVVATQRPSVNVITGLIKANFPARLSFKVTSKIDSRTILDTGGAEQLVGMGDMLFASNSDIVRLQCPFVDTPEIEEICDFVGNQRGYDGAYALPEFEGDEGGQAEEKDVDLSNRDPMFDEAARLVVIHQQGSTSLIQRRLKLGYNRAGRLIDQLEAAGIVGPFEGSKAREVLIQDPQVLEERLKSL; translated from the coding sequence ATGGCTCAACCCGTTACTCGACAGAACACCATTCGGAAGGAAAGCGCGAAAGCCGCTGCCAAGCCTGCCGAACCGAAGGTTAATCGTTCCTCCTGGCGCTCCGACCGCAAAACAGGGCTGGCGCTCGGCGGCCTGCTGCTGCTACTCTCCGTTTTCTTACTCCTCGCCTTTATTTCGTACCTGATTTACGGGTTTTCGGACCAGAGCGTACTGGATGCGGTCGGCCGGACCCCGCTGGCCGAGACCGGCACCGAAACCCGGAACTGGATGGGCGTGATGGGCGCGTTTGTGGCCCATACGTTCATTTTCCGCTGGTTTGGGGTGGCCGCACTGGGCATTCCCGCCATTCTATTTCTGGCGAGCTGGCGCCTGCTTTTCAGCCGTGATTTAGTGCCGCTGGGTCGGTTCACGAAAGAGATTCTGTTCTTTATGGCCTGGCTGAGTCTGCTGTCGGGCTATTTTGTGCTGCTGACAGACAGCGTAGAGACGGGCGGCGTCTGGTGCGGCGGCGTCGGCTACGAAATCAACGTGGTGCTGCACGCCCTGCTGGGCTGGGGCGGCATTGCGGTCATTGTCTTTATTCTGTTCCTGTTCCTGATTTTCTTCTACGGAATGACGTCGGTGCCCCAGATCAAGCTGCCCGAACGGAAAGCTCCGGTCGAAGCAGCAACCGATGACGCGGAGGAAGAGGAAGAAGCCGAAGAAGATTATATCGACATTCCCCGGCGAAAACCGACGCCCAAACCGGAGTCGGCCGCCGCTGAAACGCCGGTTGCGCCGGTCGCCGGAACGCCGGTCGCCGGAACGCCGGTCGCCGGAACGCCGGTCGCCGGGACTCCGGTTGACGAAGAGGTAGCGGAGGAACTGGAAGAAGCGGAAGAACTGCCGCCGCCGGTGGCCCAGCCGCTGACGTTGGCGGCCACTCCGTCTGCTTCGGCCACGGCGGTCAACGGGTCCGCCTCCCGCCTGACGCTGACCATCGAAGATACGTCTGTGAAGCCCGCCGAGCCGGTGGCCGAGGCGTACGCCGGTCCGACCGACGAGGTGGCGGGCGACGTCAACGAGGACCTGCTCAAGGCGCACGGCCTCTACGACCCCACCCTCGACCTGCCGAGCTATTCGTTCCCGACCGTGACGCTGCTGACGGAATACCCGGAAAACCAGCAAACTAAAGTAACCGCCGACGAACTGGAGGCCAACAAGGACCGGATTGTCGAAACGTTGCAGAACTACGGCATCACCATCGAGCGCATCATGGCCACCATCGGTCCGACCGTGACGCTGTACGAGATTGTGCCCGCCGCCGGGGTGCGTATTTCCAAGATCAAAAGCCTGGAAGACGATATTGCCCTGAGCCTCGCCGCCCTTGGCATCCGGATTATCGCCCCCATGCCGGGCAAAGGAACCATCGGGATTGAGGTGCCCAACAAGAGCCGCGAAATGGTGTCGATGCGGTCGATGATTACCAGCGAGAAGTTCAGCAAATCGAACTTTGAATTGCCGGTGGTGATGGGAAAAACCATTTCCAACGAAATTCTGGTGGCCGACCTCGCCAAAATGCCGCACCTGCTCATGGCGGGGGCAACCGGTCAGGGGAAGTCGGTGGGCCTGAACGTCCTGCTCACTTCGCTGATTTACAAAAAGCACCCCTCGCAGCTGAAACTGGTGCTGGTGGACCCGAAAAAGGTCGAACTGACCTTGTTCAACAAGCTGGAACGGCACTTCCTGGCGATGCTGCCGGGCAGCGACGAAGCGATCATTACCGATACCAAAAAGGTCGTCAACACGCTCAATTCGCTTTGTATCGAGATGGACAACCGGTACAACCTGCTGAAAGACGCGGGCTGCCGGAACCTGAAGGAGTACAACGCCAAATTTGTGCAGCGGCGGCTGAGTCCGGAAAAAGGCCACCGCTACCTGCCGTACATCGTGCTGATCATCGACGAACTGGCCGACCTGATGATGACGGCGGGCAAGGAGGTCGAACAGCCCATTGCCCGGCTGGCGCAGCTCGCCCGGGCCATCGGCATTCACCTCGTGGTAGCCACGCAGCGGCCTTCGGTGAACGTCATCACCGGTCTGATCAAGGCCAACTTCCCGGCACGTCTGTCGTTCAAGGTAACGTCGAAAATCGACTCCCGCACCATTCTCGACACGGGCGGCGCCGAACAACTCGTGGGGATGGGGGATATGCTCTTTGCCTCCAACTCGGACATCGTTCGTCTGCAGTGTCCGTTCGTGGATACGCCCGAAATCGAGGAAATCTGTGATTTTGTCGGCAACCAGCGCGGCTACGACGGTGCCTACGCCCTGCCGGAGTTTGAAGGCGACGAGGGCGGACAGGCCGAGGAAAAAGACGTGGACCTCTCGAACCGCGACCCGATGTTCGACGAAGCGGCCCGGCTGGTGGTCATCCATCAGCAGGGGAGCACCTCGCTCATCCAGCGCCGCCTGAAGCTGGGCTACAACCGCGCGGGCCGCCTCATCGACCAGCTCGAAGCGGCCGGAATCGTCGGTCCATTCGAAGGCAGCAAAGCCCGCGAAGTGCTCATTCAGGACCCGCAGGTGCTGGAAGAGCGGCTGAAATCCCTGTAA
- a CDS encoding DUF4097 family beta strand repeat-containing protein, translating into MKQLLISVFAGLVLSCAQSSAQSPEFKEQITKDFTLSGNASASTLVIYNIQGLIQVEATSGNTVSFRVDKQITGKEQAAVDRGRQELKLAFEQQGDTIFAYIAEPFDSRPSRENWRKNNSEDVPYDFTLDFTVRVPREMNLRVSTINRGDVTVNDMAGALRLQNVNGAIRVTNARGVTHAHTINGNVDMNYVSNPPEASSYYTLNGNIRVTFPDNLAADLQFKTFQGEFFTDFPEIRILPVQVVKNQENRGDKTVYKLSQTTQVRVGNGGKVHRFETFNGNVYIKKQS; encoded by the coding sequence ATGAAACAGCTTTTGATCTCCGTTTTCGCGGGGCTGGTGCTCTCCTGTGCCCAGTCGTCCGCCCAGTCTCCGGAATTTAAGGAGCAGATTACCAAAGACTTTACGCTCTCCGGCAACGCCAGTGCCAGCACACTGGTCATTTACAACATTCAGGGACTGATTCAGGTGGAGGCGACCTCCGGCAATACGGTCTCGTTTCGGGTGGACAAGCAAATCACGGGGAAAGAGCAGGCGGCCGTAGACCGGGGGCGGCAGGAACTGAAACTGGCCTTCGAGCAGCAGGGCGACACCATCTTTGCCTACATCGCCGAACCGTTCGACTCCCGCCCCAGCCGCGAGAACTGGCGCAAAAACAACAGCGAGGACGTTCCCTATGATTTTACGCTGGACTTCACCGTGCGGGTGCCGCGGGAAATGAACCTGCGGGTTTCGACCATCAACCGGGGCGACGTGACGGTGAACGATATGGCCGGGGCACTGCGGTTGCAAAACGTCAACGGGGCGATCCGGGTGACCAACGCCCGGGGCGTGACCCACGCGCATACCATCAACGGTAACGTGGACATGAATTACGTCAGCAATCCGCCCGAGGCTTCGTCCTACTACACCCTCAACGGCAACATTCGGGTTACTTTTCCCGACAATCTGGCCGCTGATCTACAGTTCAAAACGTTTCAGGGCGAGTTTTTCACCGATTTTCCGGAAATCAGAATTCTGCCCGTTCAGGTCGTCAAAAACCAGGAAAACCGGGGCGACAAAACCGTCTACAAGCTCAGTCAGACCACGCAGGTCCGGGTCGGCAACGGCGGCAAGGTCCACCGATTCGAAACGTTTAACGGTAATGTATACATTAAAAAACAATCCTGA
- the eat gene encoding ethanolamine permease, with the protein MENEQTSLKKALKPVHLWAIGVGLVISGEYFGWNLGWDVAGTVGLLVATLVITGLYFTFIFSFTELTTAIPHAGGPFAYALKAFGPLGALVAGYATLIEFLFATPAIALALGSYVHFLHPDVPVLTAAIVSYLLFTVINLLGIEEAAWFSLAMTLLAIAELLLFIGVVAPHFRLETFLHNPMPFGWAGVFAALPFAIWMFVCLEGVAMVAEEVKDGQKAIARGYISALLTLTVLALAVMLCVGGIARWEQFSKLNYPLPEAIAVVLGRDSALTRLFTSVGLFGLIASFHGIIISYSRQMFALARSGYLPGALARVSPKRKVPYVALLVGAVLGILALTLLDTGKLVILSTIGAVVVYVVSMLALFRLRHSHPDLPRPFRAPLYPLFPAVALLLALVSLGAMVYFYGWLSLLFAAGLVLVIGLFYATGRHRTTRKARLAVFKDNF; encoded by the coding sequence ATGGAAAACGAACAAACGTCTCTCAAAAAAGCCCTCAAACCCGTTCATCTGTGGGCCATTGGAGTCGGGCTGGTTATTTCGGGGGAATATTTCGGCTGGAATCTGGGCTGGGATGTCGCCGGGACGGTCGGGCTCCTGGTGGCGACGCTGGTGATTACGGGGCTGTACTTCACCTTTATTTTCAGCTTTACGGAGCTGACCACGGCCATTCCGCATGCCGGCGGGCCGTTTGCCTACGCCCTGAAAGCCTTCGGACCGCTGGGCGCGCTAGTGGCCGGCTATGCCACCCTGATCGAATTTCTTTTTGCCACCCCGGCCATTGCGCTGGCGCTGGGCAGTTATGTCCACTTCCTGCACCCCGACGTGCCGGTGCTGACGGCGGCCATCGTTTCGTACCTGCTGTTTACGGTCATCAACCTGCTCGGTATTGAAGAAGCGGCCTGGTTCTCGCTGGCCATGACCCTGCTGGCGATTGCCGAACTGCTCTTGTTTATCGGGGTCGTGGCGCCGCATTTCCGGCTGGAAACGTTCCTGCACAATCCGATGCCGTTCGGCTGGGCGGGCGTCTTTGCGGCCCTGCCGTTTGCCATCTGGATGTTTGTCTGTCTGGAAGGCGTGGCGATGGTGGCGGAGGAAGTGAAAGACGGGCAGAAAGCGATTGCCCGAGGCTACATCTCCGCCCTGCTGACCCTGACCGTGCTGGCACTGGCCGTCATGCTCTGCGTTGGCGGCATCGCCCGCTGGGAACAGTTCTCGAAACTGAATTACCCCCTGCCGGAAGCCATCGCCGTGGTCCTCGGCCGCGACAGTGCCCTGACCCGTCTGTTTACCAGCGTGGGCCTGTTCGGGCTGATTGCCTCTTTTCACGGCATCATCATCAGCTATTCCCGACAGATGTTCGCCCTCGCCCGGAGCGGCTACCTGCCTGGCGCACTGGCGCGGGTAAGCCCGAAGCGGAAAGTGCCGTATGTGGCCCTGCTTGTCGGGGCGGTGCTGGGTATTCTGGCGCTTACGCTGCTCGACACGGGCAAACTGGTCATTCTCTCGACCATCGGCGCGGTGGTCGTTTACGTCGTCAGCATGCTCGCTCTTTTCCGGCTTCGGCACAGCCATCCGGACCTGCCCCGGCCGTTCCGGGCGCCGCTGTACCCTCTTTTTCCGGCCGTGGCCCTGCTGTTGGCGCTCGTCTCGCTGGGCGCGATGGTTTATTTTTACGGCTGGCTGAGCCTGCTGTTTGCGGCGGGCCTCGTTCTGGTCATCGGGCTTTTCTACGCGACCGGCAGGCACCGGACCACCCGAAAAGCCCGGCTCGCGGTGTTCAAAGACAATTTCTGA